One part of the Haemophilus parainfluenzae genome encodes these proteins:
- a CDS encoding sulfurtransferase TusA family protein, with protein MIVKLPTLGLVCPFPLVEAKEAMAKLNKGDGLEIEFDCTQATEAIPAWAAEEGYEVTNFEQIDDAKWSITVIK; from the coding sequence ATGATCGTTAAATTACCAACACTCGGCCTTGTTTGCCCATTTCCTCTCGTTGAAGCTAAGGAAGCCATGGCTAAGCTAAATAAAGGCGATGGCCTAGAAATTGAATTCGACTGTACACAAGCCACTGAAGCCATTCCCGCTTGGGCTGCTGAAGAAGGCTATGAAGTGACAAACTTCGAACAAATTGATGATGCCAAATGGTCAATTACAGTGATTAAATAA
- a CDS encoding YeeE/YedE family protein, whose product MLLTGLLCGILLGFVMQRGRFCITGAFRDMYVTKNNKMFVALLLAITVQSIGFFLLKEIGVLNVDPAENFAFLAVIIGAFVFGIGIVLAGGCATGTWYRAAEGLVGSWVALFTYMLLSAIMRTGPLGEFNKTLRSINIEQRNIYDTFGISPWWLVALLTLVTAFYVYKHLSKPSVKVAALKPKKTGLAHLLFEKRWHPFFSAVLIGLIALAAWPLSVATGREFGLGITGPSANIMQFLVTGDGKFINWGVFLVLGIFIGSFIGAKASNEFRVRVPDATTILRSGLGGILMGIGATLAGGCSIGNGLVETAFFSWQGWVSLPLMIFGTWMAAYFTIIRPQRLKLAKAS is encoded by the coding sequence ATGCTTTTAACCGGATTACTTTGCGGAATTTTACTCGGATTTGTCATGCAGCGTGGGCGCTTTTGTATTACCGGAGCATTTCGCGATATGTATGTCACCAAAAATAACAAAATGTTTGTAGCCCTTCTATTGGCGATTACCGTGCAATCTATCGGTTTCTTCCTCTTAAAAGAAATCGGTGTATTAAATGTCGATCCGGCTGAAAATTTTGCCTTTTTAGCGGTGATTATCGGTGCCTTTGTATTTGGTATCGGCATTGTTCTTGCTGGCGGTTGTGCAACAGGTACATGGTACCGCGCTGCAGAAGGCTTAGTCGGCAGTTGGGTTGCGTTATTCACTTATATGTTATTAAGTGCCATCATGCGTACTGGTCCATTAGGGGAATTCAATAAAACTTTACGTAGTATCAATATTGAGCAACGCAACATTTACGATACATTCGGCATTTCACCTTGGTGGTTAGTCGCATTATTAACTTTAGTGACGGCTTTCTATGTATACAAACACCTCAGCAAACCAAGCGTAAAAGTCGCGGCATTAAAACCAAAGAAAACGGGACTTGCCCACTTATTATTTGAAAAACGCTGGCACCCATTTTTCTCAGCCGTGTTAATCGGATTAATCGCGCTTGCCGCTTGGCCACTCAGTGTCGCTACGGGTCGTGAGTTTGGACTTGGGATCACTGGTCCATCAGCCAATATCATGCAATTCCTCGTTACTGGAGACGGTAAATTTATAAACTGGGGCGTATTCTTAGTTTTAGGGATTTTTATTGGATCATTCATCGGCGCGAAAGCAAGCAATGAATTCCGTGTCCGTGTACCAGATGCCACTACGATTCTACGCAGTGGACTCGGCGGTATTCTTATGGGTATTGGTGCAACGCTTGCGGGTGGCTGCTCTATCGGTAATGGCTTAGTCGAAACCGCCTTTTTCTCTTGGCAAGGTTGGGTATCATTACCATTGATGATTTTCGGCACTTGGATGGCCGCCTACTTCACCATTATCCGTCCACAACGTTTAAAATTAGCAAAAGCATCATAA